The proteins below come from a single Frankiales bacterium genomic window:
- a CDS encoding choice-of-anchor D domain-containing protein, which yields MGPRGARTALAVTAALVVALLPLAGPVAPASAVQSTASVDTLRTSWDSAEPGLRPAAVASSDFGGLFDATVDGQVYAQPLVQDSSVLVTTERARAYALDRLTGAVAWSRSFGAPFQATTIGCGDLVPDLGSTSTGVVDPATRTWYFTTKLAVGNSDAAWWLQGVSVDTGADRPGFPVRIAGSPDNDPATTFSAVTQMQRPGLLLLDGVVYAAFGAHCDVLPFKGYVVGVSTTTHAVTSMWTTAVGASLSGGGIWQGGGALVSDGPGRILLSTGNGFFGGSRSGTPGLLAESVVRLRVTGTGQLVTDDWFTPADARTLDANDTDLGSGAPTALPDAFGTAAHPHLMLVEGKDGRMFVLDRDDLGGYGTGPGGTDRIVSTTSDVGPLWGHPAFFGGGGGYAYVAPSGQPLRALAYGVESGTGVPRMTVVASSTGSFGYTSGSPVVTSDGTDPSSALVWIVYSGGANGADAELRAYDAVPSAGVLTLRWHAAIGTASKFSQPATDRGVVYVGTRDGHVLAFGRPQTTALASSPVELGATPVGVRVSGTATLTATTAVHVLDVSATAPFTVTRPATLPAMSSGDVLALGVAFQPGAAGDAVGQLVVTTDVGTFRTGLHGRGTQDGLASAPGAVAFADQPTGLPRMRSVVLTNTGATATTVSGVSGPGGAFSLSGPPAVGTVVAAGASITVGVTFDPGTVGPASSSFTVTSTTGAVTVPVSGTAVAGASQLSLSPPTLDFGVVPVGQSVSMGFDVADTGNLPLTVTKAKAPTAPFTADSPLGEGTVVGVDLSYRQDVRFTPTQAGFFTAYYEVTGDDGTGQHYVLLRGRATTPAAATAPSPVTGPGWRLNGASAVVGPSLVLTPAAPDAVGNAVLGTEVASAGLSVRFRTTVPAGSAGAEGVALGLLDPAAESPASLGQGGGGLGVGGLHGAAVTLDVHDDGPLEPARPFVGIVDDTSLTPGTPHYVRTSAVPGAVSHLVTVTYVRGVLHVDVDGTPSASAVVALPRTVLLSFSAATGPAGAAQSVRDVVVGRVPVTDTVHGTRGWRFNHGAFASGSWTTLNRAVRGVAGSVVLPSARSTSELTASFTLGIGGGTGGEGMTFALLDPASSTPASVGRAGAQLGAGGLAGTFVTFDTRRERGEPSSNFVSVSTGVRGGSLHRLAATTHVPGLRAGSHAVVVRTFDGRLSVRVDGRVVLDVVAPLPPRAYVAFTGSTGTATDAHRVARVVVSAVRSVAAPAVASSGWRRNGDAVVSRGAVRLTSARVGRRGTTFTRAVFPAAGLRLRYVATIVDGRGADGMALALVPATVADTAQGSPGGGVGWSGLGGVAVVSDTFANSGDPGRDFVGVATGTRGVADRLRYVAHSPPGHHLTYGTHVVDVAYVGGRLYVWVDGCLRMAPAVVLPPLLRVGFTASTGGLADSHTVSSVALTSW from the coding sequence GTGGGCCCACGGGGTGCACGCACGGCGCTCGCGGTCACCGCGGCGCTCGTCGTCGCGCTGCTGCCGTTGGCCGGGCCGGTCGCGCCGGCCTCGGCCGTGCAGAGCACGGCGTCGGTGGACACGCTGCGGACCTCGTGGGACAGCGCCGAGCCGGGATTGCGTCCGGCCGCGGTCGCGAGCTCGGACTTCGGCGGCCTGTTCGACGCGACGGTCGACGGCCAGGTGTACGCCCAGCCCCTCGTGCAGGACTCCTCGGTGCTCGTCACCACGGAGCGGGCCCGCGCCTACGCGCTCGACCGCCTCACCGGCGCGGTGGCGTGGAGCCGATCGTTCGGCGCCCCCTTCCAGGCGACCACCATCGGGTGCGGCGACCTCGTGCCGGACCTCGGCTCGACGTCGACGGGAGTCGTCGATCCCGCCACGCGGACTTGGTACTTCACCACCAAGCTCGCCGTCGGCAACTCCGACGCCGCGTGGTGGCTGCAGGGCGTCTCGGTCGACACCGGTGCGGACCGTCCCGGGTTCCCGGTGCGCATCGCCGGCTCGCCGGACAACGACCCGGCGACGACGTTCTCCGCGGTGACGCAGATGCAGCGGCCGGGGCTGCTGCTGCTCGACGGTGTCGTCTACGCCGCGTTCGGCGCCCACTGCGACGTGCTGCCGTTCAAGGGCTACGTCGTCGGCGTCAGCACCACGACGCACGCGGTCACGTCGATGTGGACCACCGCGGTGGGCGCGTCGCTGTCCGGCGGCGGCATCTGGCAGGGCGGCGGCGCGCTGGTGTCCGACGGGCCGGGACGCATCCTGCTCTCTACCGGCAACGGGTTCTTCGGCGGCAGCCGGTCCGGCACCCCGGGCCTGCTCGCCGAGTCGGTGGTGCGGCTGCGCGTCACGGGCACCGGGCAGCTGGTGACCGACGACTGGTTCACGCCGGCGGACGCGCGCACGCTCGACGCCAACGACACCGACCTCGGGTCCGGCGCGCCCACCGCCCTGCCCGACGCCTTCGGCACCGCGGCGCACCCGCACCTGATGCTGGTCGAGGGCAAGGACGGGCGGATGTTCGTCCTCGACCGCGACGACCTCGGCGGCTACGGCACCGGGCCGGGTGGCACGGACCGCATCGTGTCCACGACGTCGGACGTCGGGCCGCTCTGGGGGCATCCGGCGTTCTTCGGCGGCGGTGGCGGGTACGCGTACGTCGCGCCGAGCGGGCAGCCGCTGCGGGCGCTGGCCTACGGCGTCGAGAGCGGCACCGGCGTCCCGCGGATGACCGTGGTGGCGAGCAGCACCGGGTCCTTCGGGTACACGTCCGGCTCGCCCGTGGTGACCTCCGACGGCACCGACCCGTCGAGCGCGCTCGTCTGGATCGTGTACTCCGGCGGGGCCAACGGGGCCGACGCGGAGCTGCGCGCGTACGACGCGGTCCCGAGCGCCGGCGTGCTCACGCTGCGCTGGCACGCCGCGATCGGCACCGCCTCGAAGTTCTCCCAGCCCGCGACGGACCGCGGCGTGGTCTACGTCGGGACCCGCGACGGCCACGTGCTCGCGTTCGGCCGGCCGCAGACGACGGCGCTCGCGTCGTCGCCGGTGGAGCTCGGCGCGACGCCGGTGGGCGTGCGCGTGTCCGGCACCGCGACCCTCACGGCGACGACAGCGGTGCACGTCCTCGACGTGAGCGCCACCGCGCCCTTCACCGTCACCCGTCCGGCGACGCTGCCGGCCATGTCGTCGGGCGACGTCCTCGCCCTCGGCGTCGCGTTCCAGCCGGGCGCCGCGGGCGACGCGGTCGGCCAGCTCGTCGTCACGACGGACGTCGGCACCTTCCGGACCGGGCTGCACGGCCGCGGCACCCAGGACGGGCTCGCGTCGGCACCGGGCGCGGTCGCCTTCGCCGACCAGCCCACCGGGCTGCCGCGCATGCGCTCGGTCGTCCTGACGAACACCGGCGCCACGGCCACCACCGTCTCCGGGGTGTCCGGGCCCGGCGGGGCCTTCTCGCTGTCCGGGCCGCCGGCGGTCGGCACCGTGGTCGCGGCCGGCGCCTCGATCACCGTGGGGGTCACGTTCGACCCCGGCACGGTGGGCCCGGCGTCGTCGTCGTTCACCGTGACGTCCACGACGGGAGCCGTCACGGTGCCGGTGTCCGGCACCGCCGTCGCCGGCGCGAGCCAGCTCTCGCTCTCGCCGCCCACGCTGGACTTCGGCGTCGTGCCCGTGGGGCAGTCGGTGTCGATGGGCTTCGACGTCGCCGACACCGGCAACCTGCCGCTCACCGTCACCAAGGCCAAGGCGCCCACCGCGCCGTTCACGGCCGACAGCCCGCTCGGCGAGGGGACCGTCGTCGGCGTCGACCTGTCCTACCGGCAGGACGTCCGCTTCACGCCCACGCAGGCCGGGTTCTTCACCGCCTACTACGAGGTGACCGGCGACGACGGGACCGGTCAGCACTACGTGCTGCTGCGCGGCCGGGCCACGACGCCGGCCGCGGCGACGGCGCCCTCGCCGGTGACCGGGCCGGGGTGGCGGCTCAACGGGGCCTCGGCGGTGGTCGGGCCGTCCCTCGTCCTGACCCCCGCTGCGCCGGACGCGGTCGGCAACGCGGTGCTCGGCACGGAGGTGGCCAGCGCGGGGCTCTCCGTGCGCTTCCGCACGACCGTGCCGGCCGGCAGCGCCGGTGCGGAGGGCGTCGCCCTCGGCCTGCTCGACCCGGCGGCGGAGAGCCCGGCGTCCCTCGGCCAGGGCGGGGGCGGGCTGGGCGTGGGCGGGCTGCACGGTGCGGCGGTGACGCTCGACGTGCACGACGACGGCCCGCTCGAGCCCGCGCGGCCGTTCGTCGGGATCGTCGACGACACCAGCCTGACGCCGGGCACGCCCCACTACGTGCGCACCTCCGCCGTCCCCGGCGCCGTCTCGCACCTGGTCACGGTCACCTACGTCCGCGGGGTCCTGCACGTCGACGTCGACGGGACGCCGTCGGCGTCGGCCGTCGTGGCGCTCCCGCGCACCGTGCTGCTGTCCTTCTCCGCAGCCACCGGACCGGCGGGGGCGGCGCAGTCGGTGCGCGACGTCGTCGTGGGCCGGGTGCCCGTCACGGACACCGTGCACGGCACGCGCGGCTGGCGGTTCAACCACGGCGCCTTCGCGTCCGGGTCGTGGACCACGCTCAACCGCGCGGTGCGCGGCGTCGCGGGATCTGTGGTGCTCCCGTCCGCGCGCAGCACGTCGGAGCTGACGGCGTCGTTCACGCTGGGCATCGGCGGCGGCACCGGGGGAGAGGGCATGACGTTCGCCCTGCTCGACCCCGCGTCGTCGACGCCGGCCTCCGTGGGCCGGGCGGGTGCGCAGCTGGGGGCCGGTGGGCTCGCGGGCACGTTCGTCACCTTCGACACGCGGCGCGAGCGGGGCGAGCCGTCGTCGAACTTCGTCAGCGTCTCCACCGGCGTGCGCGGCGGCAGCCTGCACCGGCTCGCCGCGACGACCCATGTGCCCGGCCTGCGGGCGGGGAGCCACGCGGTCGTGGTCCGGACGTTCGACGGGCGGCTGTCCGTACGCGTCGACGGCCGGGTCGTGCTCGACGTGGTCGCGCCGCTGCCGCCGCGGGCGTACGTCGCGTTCACCGGCTCGACCGGCACGGCCACCGACGCCCACCGCGTGGCGCGGGTGGTCGTCAGCGCCGTGCGCTCGGTGGCGGCGCCGGCGGTCGCGAGCAGCGGCTGGCGCCGCAACGGCGACGCCGTGGTGTCGCGCGGCGCCGTGCGGCTCACCTCCGCGCGCGTCGGCCGTCGTGGCACGACCTTCACCCGGGCCGTGTTCCCGGCCGCCGGGCTGCGGCTGCGCTACGTCGCGACCATCGTCGACGGGCGCGGCGCCGACGGCATGGCGCTCGCTCTCGTGCCCGCGACCGTGGCGGACACGGCGCAGGGCTCCCCGGGCGGCGGCGTCGGCTGGTCGGGCCTCGGCGGCGTCGCCGTGGTGAGCGACACGTTCGCGAACTCCGGCGACCCCGGCCGCGACTTCGTCGGCGTGGCCACCGGCACGCGCGGCGTCGCCGACCGGCTGCGCTACGTCGCGCACTCGCCGCCGGGGCACCACCTCACGTACGGCACTCACGTCGTCGACGTCGCCTATGTGGGCGGCCGGCTGTACGTGTGGGTGGACGGCTGCCTGCGGATGGCCCCCGCGGTGGTGCTGCCCCCGCTCCTGCGCGTCGGGTTCACGGCGTCCACCGGCGGCCTCGCGGACAGCCACACGGTGTCCTCGGTGGCGCTGACGTCCTGGTAG
- the ppk2 gene encoding polyphosphate kinase 2 — translation MAKKSHKKKDGAKARPGTPAPAAATGPAPRGKMSRKDYERELRRLHGELVSLQEWVKSSGAKVCIVFEGRDTAGKGGTIKAITERVSPRVFRVVALPAPTEREKSQMYIQRYITHFPAAGEVVIFDRSWYNRVGVERVMGFATEEQAQVFLTQAPAVEKAMVENGIILLKYWLEVSPEEQTRRLQARIDDPRKTWKLSPLDLKSYSRWHDYTRSRDDMLTETSSPWAPWHVAHTDDKKRGRLNIISHLLGQIPYDPQPELDVRLPRRQRPLARQEHDLTPYLIPEPF, via the coding sequence ATGGCCAAGAAGTCGCACAAGAAGAAGGACGGCGCCAAGGCGCGCCCGGGGACGCCTGCGCCGGCAGCGGCCACCGGGCCGGCGCCGCGCGGGAAGATGAGCCGCAAGGACTACGAGCGCGAGCTGCGACGGCTGCACGGGGAGCTCGTGTCGCTCCAGGAGTGGGTCAAGTCCAGCGGGGCCAAGGTCTGCATCGTCTTCGAGGGTCGCGACACGGCCGGCAAGGGCGGCACCATCAAGGCCATCACGGAGCGGGTGAGCCCGCGGGTGTTCCGGGTGGTGGCGCTCCCCGCCCCGACCGAGCGCGAGAAGTCGCAGATGTACATCCAGCGCTACATCACGCACTTCCCCGCCGCCGGCGAGGTCGTCATCTTCGACCGGTCCTGGTACAACCGCGTCGGCGTCGAGCGGGTGATGGGCTTCGCGACCGAGGAGCAGGCGCAGGTGTTCCTGACCCAGGCGCCCGCCGTCGAGAAGGCCATGGTGGAGAACGGCATCATCCTGCTGAAGTATTGGCTCGAGGTGAGCCCCGAGGAGCAGACCCGCCGCCTCCAGGCGCGTATCGACGACCCGCGCAAGACCTGGAAGCTCTCACCGCTCGACCTGAAGTCGTACAGCCGCTGGCACGACTACACCCGGTCGCGCGACGACATGCTCACCGAGACGAGCAGTCCGTGGGCGCCGTGGCACGTGGCGCACACGGACGACAAGAAGCGCGGCCGGCTCAACATCATCAGCCACCTGCTCGGGCAGATCCCCTACGACCCGCAGCCCGAGCTCGACGTCCGGCTCCCGCGCCGCCAGCGCCCGCTGGCCCGCCAGGAGCACGACCTCACGCCGTACCTCATCCCTGAGCCCTTCTGA
- a CDS encoding TetR family transcriptional regulator, whose product MDAVLGEAVALLDEGGEPALTFRALAARLGGGVASIYWYVSSRDELLDRATDSVAAELLTAIQAIPSTDDAVDDIRSIAVRLFDGVVARPWLAAYFLRNSSVQPNALAIYEHLGQQTLRLTLTARQRFHAVSAVIGYVIGSATDLGQEPPEAVVDGRMTREAFLGRVADQWRELDPDEYPFTHEIVDEFATHIDADQFRAGLDLLLAGLRLQASGTSIDDAPRPGRPARR is encoded by the coding sequence ATCGACGCCGTGCTCGGCGAGGCCGTGGCGCTGCTCGACGAGGGCGGCGAGCCGGCGCTGACCTTCCGAGCGCTGGCAGCCAGGCTCGGCGGCGGTGTCGCCAGCATCTACTGGTACGTCTCCAGCCGGGACGAGCTGCTCGACCGGGCGACCGACTCCGTCGCTGCGGAGCTCCTGACCGCCATCCAGGCGATCCCCTCCACCGATGACGCCGTCGACGACATCCGCAGCATCGCGGTGCGGTTGTTCGACGGGGTCGTGGCCCGCCCGTGGCTTGCGGCCTACTTCCTCCGCAACTCGAGCGTCCAGCCCAACGCGCTCGCCATCTACGAGCACCTCGGCCAGCAGACCCTGCGCCTCACACTCACTGCACGTCAGCGCTTCCACGCCGTCTCGGCGGTCATCGGGTACGTCATCGGCAGCGCGACCGACCTCGGCCAGGAGCCACCAGAGGCCGTGGTCGACGGCCGCATGACCCGCGAGGCCTTCCTCGGACGCGTGGCAGACCAGTGGCGCGAGCTGGATCCCGACGAGTACCCCTTCACCCACGAGATCGTCGACGAGTTCGCCACCCACATCGACGCCGACCAATTCCGAGCCGGCCTCGACCTGCTGCTGGCAGGCCTCCGCCTCCAAGCCTCCGGCACGAGCATCGACGACGCTCCCCGTCCCGGACGGCCCGCCCGTCGGTGA
- a CDS encoding MFS transporter gives MSTAPATTEAEPARTYSSLRAAAVPLLALCLAFFVEMVDNTVMSIALPTIGRDLGGGTLSLQWVTAAYSVTFGGLLLTAGSIADRFGRRRVLLVGLALFGVVSLAVLAVGSMGQLIGLRAGLGVAAAMMAPVTNSLVFRLFADDGLRRKAFTVMITVGMTGFILGPVLGGSVLTHVDWQWLLLINAPIALVAWIGVRAGVPADHPEDLTHDRLDVPAGLLSIAAIGLGSLTFTSGVLYGWLSWQTIAASVCAALALVAFVVRERRTPEPMLDLRLLRLGTIRGALLAQLATAVSMAAVMFGLILHFQYAYGWSPMKAGLANLPLIVTMLLASPLAETLVTRLGHRAACLIGSVVLAASLAGMGWAVEHGYLAIATFMVTFTVGLRVVMTTCAVALVDAMPNNRTALGTSLNDTAQEVGASIGTAFIGTLIAVLVTLALPDGVWPDALVTSYLHGERVAFLLLAVLVGAVAVRGSLALTDSRATEEH, from the coding sequence ATGAGCACAGCTCCCGCGACGACCGAGGCCGAGCCGGCCCGCACGTACAGCTCCCTGCGCGCAGCGGCGGTCCCCCTGCTCGCGCTGTGCCTGGCGTTCTTCGTGGAGATGGTCGACAACACCGTGATGAGCATCGCGCTGCCCACCATCGGCCGCGACCTCGGCGGTGGAACCCTGTCGCTGCAGTGGGTCACCGCCGCGTACTCCGTCACCTTCGGGGGCCTGCTGCTGACCGCCGGTTCGATCGCCGACCGATTCGGGCGCCGCCGGGTGCTGCTCGTAGGGCTCGCCCTCTTCGGTGTCGTGAGCCTCGCGGTCCTCGCTGTGGGCTCCATGGGCCAGCTCATCGGGCTGCGCGCCGGCCTGGGGGTCGCCGCGGCCATGATGGCGCCGGTGACCAACTCGCTGGTCTTCCGGCTCTTCGCCGACGACGGGCTGCGCCGCAAGGCGTTCACGGTGATGATCACGGTCGGCATGACCGGGTTCATCCTCGGACCGGTGCTGGGCGGCAGCGTCCTGACCCACGTCGACTGGCAGTGGTTGCTGCTCATCAACGCGCCGATCGCCCTGGTCGCCTGGATCGGCGTCCGGGCCGGCGTGCCCGCCGACCACCCCGAGGACCTCACGCACGACCGCCTCGACGTGCCGGCCGGCCTGCTCAGCATCGCCGCCATCGGCCTGGGCAGTCTCACCTTCACCAGCGGGGTGCTTTACGGCTGGCTGTCCTGGCAGACGATCGCCGCCTCGGTCTGCGCCGCCCTCGCCCTCGTCGCCTTCGTCGTCCGCGAACGGCGCACGCCCGAACCGATGCTCGACCTGCGCCTGCTGCGCCTGGGCACGATCCGAGGAGCGCTCCTCGCCCAGCTCGCCACGGCGGTCTCCATGGCCGCGGTCATGTTCGGGCTGATCCTGCACTTCCAGTACGCATACGGCTGGAGCCCGATGAAGGCGGGCCTGGCCAACCTCCCCTTGATCGTGACGATGCTCCTGGCCTCGCCCCTGGCCGAGACGCTGGTCACGCGTCTGGGCCACCGGGCGGCTTGCCTGATCGGCAGTGTGGTGCTGGCCGCCTCATTGGCCGGCATGGGATGGGCCGTCGAGCACGGCTACCTCGCGATCGCGACCTTCATGGTCACCTTCACGGTCGGCTTGCGCGTCGTCATGACGACCTGCGCCGTCGCGCTCGTGGACGCGATGCCGAACAACCGCACCGCGCTCGGCACCTCCCTCAACGACACGGCGCAGGAGGTCGGCGCCAGCATCGGCACCGCCTTCATCGGCACACTGATCGCAGTCCTGGTCACCTTGGCGCTGCCCGACGGTGTCTGGCCGGACGCGCTCGTGACGTCGTACCTCCACGGCGAGCGAGTCGCGTTCCTGCTCCTCGCGGTGCTCGTCGGCGCCGTTGCCGTGCGGGGGTCGCTCGCGCTCACCGACTCGCGCGCCACTGAGGAGCACTAG
- a CDS encoding helix-turn-helix domain-containing protein, whose amino-acid sequence MTGVALARDAGIGVAQAPMSAKPSPITCHTASSGALIVYSRLMRMTRPLSRRSASGRWRSCTARFLAGEWPFVRRAGNLWLMTTAAETSAPFGRELRTWRSVRGMSQLDLAIAVGSTSRHISFLETGRSRPSAGMVDRLADQLDVPVRDRNRIFEAAGLRGPYSAAPLNDPHMEPFRRALRRLLDSHMPYPGFAYDRSWDLVMANSAAEALFAGEETNVVRLLFAGAWRDMIENWSTVAWAVLDRLRFESVQEPDDETLRVLVRLGSEVLGNEPRPGQVGSDLAMCPLFVVGDQRIPTVSVLARFGTPRHVATDDIRVELVYPEDEVGHAFFASVAAGPSDARAVLRHLT is encoded by the coding sequence GTGACCGGTGTCGCGTTGGCCCGAGACGCGGGGATCGGGGTTGCCCAGGCGCCGATGTCGGCGAAGCCGTCTCCGATAACGTGCCACACCGCCTCGAGCGGTGCGTTGATCGTGTACTCCAGGTTGATGCGCATGACGCGTCCTCTCTCTCGTAGGAGCGCAAGTGGACGATGGAGGTCGTGCACGGCGCGATTCCTTGCCGGGGAATGGCCCTTCGTACGGCGTGCTGGCAACCTGTGGCTTATGACGACTGCGGCCGAGACCTCAGCACCATTCGGGCGGGAGCTGCGCACGTGGCGCAGTGTGCGGGGGATGAGCCAGCTCGACCTGGCGATCGCGGTAGGCAGTACGAGCCGGCACATCTCGTTCCTGGAGACCGGTCGCAGTCGGCCCTCGGCGGGCATGGTCGATCGGCTCGCGGACCAGCTCGACGTGCCGGTTCGGGACCGCAACCGCATCTTCGAGGCCGCCGGCCTGCGTGGGCCCTACTCGGCGGCGCCGCTGAACGACCCCCATATGGAGCCGTTCCGGCGTGCCCTGCGCAGGTTGCTGGACAGCCACATGCCCTACCCCGGTTTCGCCTACGACCGGTCTTGGGATCTCGTCATGGCCAACAGCGCCGCGGAGGCGCTGTTCGCGGGCGAGGAGACGAACGTGGTGCGCCTGCTGTTCGCCGGGGCCTGGCGCGACATGATCGAGAACTGGTCGACCGTCGCGTGGGCGGTGCTGGACAGGCTGCGTTTCGAAAGCGTTCAGGAGCCTGATGACGAAACTCTGCGCGTCTTGGTACGGCTCGGGTCCGAGGTGCTCGGCAACGAGCCGCGACCGGGCCAGGTCGGCAGCGACCTCGCGATGTGCCCATTGTTCGTGGTCGGCGATCAGCGGATCCCCACCGTGAGCGTCCTGGCGAGGTTCGGCACGCCACGTCACGTCGCCACCGACGACATCCGCGTGGAGCTGGTCTATCCGGAGGACGAAGTTGGGCACGCGTTCTTTGCATCCGTGGCTGCTGGTCCATCGGATGCTCGTGCGGTCCTTAGACACCTGACCTGA
- a CDS encoding flavodoxin family protein yields the protein MLPDSVQAFIDSEIAANTTDYSDLRAVFLNGTLKRSPESSHTDALIDISAHILRGVGARVDVVRTIDHVIPPGVYPDMRERGWPGDDFPDIYRELIEPAHIVLLATPIWLGDQSSMTRLMIERLYGWSSDVNEFSQWSYYGKTGGVLITGNEDGGKHCAAQMLYALSHIGFTIPPQADAYWVGEAGPGPSYLDDNQGARNHWTTRNTVFATWNLLHSARRLVDGGGIPAHGNRTANWDLSDPTHPNPEYRV from the coding sequence ATGCTGCCCGACTCGGTCCAGGCCTTCATCGACTCCGAGATCGCCGCCAACACCACCGACTACTCCGACCTACGAGCGGTCTTCCTCAACGGCACGCTCAAGCGATCCCCGGAATCCAGCCACACCGACGCACTGATCGACATCAGCGCCCACATCCTGCGCGGAGTGGGTGCCCGGGTCGACGTCGTGCGCACGATCGACCACGTCATCCCCCCGGGGGTCTACCCCGACATGCGTGAACGAGGGTGGCCGGGCGACGACTTCCCCGACATCTACCGCGAGCTGATCGAGCCAGCGCACATCGTCCTGCTCGCCACCCCCATCTGGCTGGGCGACCAGTCGTCGATGACGCGACTCATGATCGAGCGGCTCTACGGCTGGTCCAGCGACGTCAACGAGTTCAGCCAATGGTCCTACTACGGCAAGACCGGCGGTGTCCTCATCACCGGCAACGAGGACGGCGGGAAACACTGCGCTGCGCAGATGCTCTACGCGCTCTCGCACATCGGATTCACGATCCCACCGCAAGCCGATGCCTACTGGGTCGGCGAGGCAGGCCCGGGACCGTCGTACCTCGACGACAACCAGGGCGCCCGCAACCACTGGACCACGCGCAACACCGTCTTCGCGACGTGGAACCTGCTCCACTCGGCACGGCGCCTCGTCGACGGCGGAGGCATACCGGCCCACGGGAACCGGACCGCGAACTGGGATCTGAGCGATCCCACCCACCCCAACCCGGAGTACCGCGTCTGA
- a CDS encoding lipoprotein signal peptidase (lipoprotein signal peptidase; integral membrane protein that removes signal peptides from prolipoproteins during lipoprotein biosynthesis): protein MTAAKRRGGSWRGGVPDRFRPTASVTATSAVFFVLAADWLSKEWARQPNRGGQAVGSPAGIPLVLNTGTSFGFAADHPVVVAATAGGLTLLLLVVLVRTTPLPLKLALAVALGGAMGNLVDRASHGAVTDWVHLAWYGPSFNVADLAIRGGLGVACLVWIRGRRGTGLRNMGTHAVAADSR from the coding sequence ATGACGGCGGCGAAGAGGCGCGGGGGCAGCTGGCGTGGCGGCGTCCCCGATCGATTCCGCCCGACAGCGTCGGTCACGGCGACCTCAGCAGTCTTCTTCGTCCTCGCCGCCGATTGGTTGTCCAAAGAGTGGGCAAGGCAGCCCAACCGCGGCGGGCAAGCCGTCGGCTCACCTGCCGGGATCCCACTCGTGCTCAACACCGGCACCTCGTTCGGGTTCGCTGCCGATCACCCCGTCGTCGTCGCGGCTACGGCCGGCGGACTGACACTGCTTCTCCTGGTGGTGCTGGTGCGAACCACCCCGCTGCCGCTGAAGCTGGCGCTCGCGGTCGCCTTGGGCGGCGCGATGGGCAATCTGGTCGACCGGGCATCCCACGGTGCCGTCACTGATTGGGTCCACCTGGCCTGGTACGGGCCCTCGTTCAATGTCGCCGACCTGGCGATCCGTGGCGGGCTGGGGGTGGCCTGCTTGGTGTGGATCCGAGGTAGGCGCGGCACCGGTCTCCGCAACATGGGCACCCACGCCGTCGCTGCGGACTCGCGATGA